The following nucleotide sequence is from Salvia splendens isolate huo1 chromosome 2, SspV2, whole genome shotgun sequence.
tccacctccactacacccacgatctatttagtggtgtcaagcagtcattaactcatgcaggatagtggacccatgcaagatcgccacgatctccacgacatccactacctagtaaatggtgctgcatgccacgatcttggtcctttgtataaatagaacctagatcagatagatagggttagactctctcgctttctagagatcaaatacaaaatagcaagtctgtattgtaagctgtagaaaacagatcaagcaatacaactctgccctcttttcttcccgtggacgtagatttacctcagtaaatcgaaccacgtaaattctctgtgtcgtgatccgTATTTTctaccagcattcatcaccaccgaaaattcgccgattcatcaaaTCCCATGTCCACATATATTATTCGAAAATTGAATATCAACATTGATGTTTGAAATTTAATGCCCATCCAAAAATGCTTACTGATACAAATCATACTTTAATTAACTTCCCAAAACTCAAAAAATTTAATGTCGATATTAACGTTTGAAATTTAATGCTCAGGTCAAGAAAAACAAAATGTAAACGTGGTTTACACAAACATAGACATTCATTAATCCTCCAATAATTTTGGTATCATATAACAAATAGAAATCCCAAGAAATcaatataaatattcatttctcATCCAAAAATATTGATCAAACCAtacaaatattttgaaaaaaaaataaaataaaatgagacaCATTATCATCCATATGTTAGGTCTCCTAATTTGTAGCATTACATGTTCAACCAGTTTGTCGACGAATGAATCCAAAGTCCCTCCATTTTCATGCGGGAGTCGATCCTACCCGTTCTGCGATGAGGGCATGCCAGTGAGGGAGCGGGCCCGCGACCTGATCTCGCGGCTGACGTTGGACGAGAAGCTCTCGCAGCTCATCAACAAGGCCGCGGCCATCCCCCGCCTCGGCGTCCCCTACTACCAGTGGTGGTCGGAGGCGCTGCATGGGGTGGCCGTGGCCGAAGGGGTCGAGAATGGCATCTCGTTCCGCGGGGTCGTCAAGGCCGCCACAAGCTTCCCTCAGGTCATACTCACCGCCTCCTCATTCGACGCCCATCTCTGGTACCGGATTGCAAAGGTTGGCTAGCTGCATTTCAATCATTTTAACGTCACTTGGGACAATTAAtgcttttttaaatttataaacaaattTGAAGGTGATCGGAACAGAGGCAAGAGCAATGTACAACGAGGGGCAGGCGACGGGCCTAACGTTCTGGGCCCCAACCGTTAACATCTTCAGGGATCCGCGGTGGGGGAGGGGGCAGGAGACCCCCGGGGAGGACCCCTTGCTCACCGCCAAGTATGCCACCTCGTTTGTCAGGGGCCTCCAAGGTGACTCCTTTGAGGGCCGAGCCCTCAAAGATGACCACCTCCTAGTGTCTGCGTGTTGCAAGCACTTCACTGCCTATGATCTTGAAAGCTGGAAGGGATATGTACGCTACACCTTCAATGCAAATGTAATAGTACTATTCATGTCATCTTCTTGATGTGGTTTGTGGGATTTATGGAGAGTTTGGCTTTTTTTTTAGGTGACGAAGCAGGATATGGCGGATACTTACCAGCCCCCGTTTAAGGGCTGCATCAAGGAGGGGAAGGCAAGTGGGTTAATGTGCGCGTATAATCTTGTGAATGGGGTCCCTAACTGCGTGGATTATGATCTGCTCACCGAGACTGCCCGCGGAGAGTGGGGGTTTGAAGGGTTGGTtgcgtttttgtttttgtttttgttttcgtgTGTTTTTGAACCGCCTAACGTTGTTTGGGGGTTCCAATTTTTAGGTACATAACCTCGGATTGTGATGCAGTTTCGTTTCTCTTTCAAAAGCAACATTATGCAAAATCAAATGAAGAGGCTGTTGCTGATGCGCTCAAAGCTGGTTTGTGATGTAATGCGTGTTTAGATCTATTGAAAATACTAACATTAAtgtgatgtgtgtgtgtgtgtttggaaTGAATGTAGGAATGGATGTGAGTTGTGGTCCGTATTTGGGAAACTATATAAAATCTGCCGTTTTGAAAGGGATAGTGCCTGAATCTGACATAGACAAAGCTCTTGAGAATCTTTTCACTGTGAGGATTCGGTTAGGTCTCTTCAATGGGCCCCCAAGTGGGACCTACGGGAAACTCGGGCGTGAAGATGTCTGCGCACCCGAGCACCAGGAGCTGGCACTTGAGGCAGCCAGGCAGGGGATAGTCCTGCTGAAAAATGAGAGAAAACTGCTGCCGCTATCCAAGGCCGGGAAGGGGTCCCTTGCGGTGATAGGCCCGAATGCGAATGTTTCCAATGTACTTCTCGGAAACTACCGGGGGCCGCCTTGCACCACCATCACTCCACTCCAAGGGCTAATGAGATATGCAAAGGATATCAACTATAGCTCTATCGATGTGAAAAGAGCGGTCGAGCTTGCAAAATCAGCGGACTGCGTGGTTTTGGTGATGGGAACCAACCAACTACAAGAATCAGAGTATAAAGATCGCGAGGATTTGGTGCTTCCTGGGGAGCAGGAAAGCTTGATCATGAGCGTTGCCGAGGCGGCTAAGAAGCCTGTCGTGTTGGTGCTGCTATGTGGAGGGCCGATTGATGTTTCATTCGCCAAAAATGAGCCAAAAATAGGGAGCATTTTGTGGGCTGGGTATCCTGGTCAGGCTGGAGGGGGAGCAATTGCAGAGATCATATTTGGAGACTATAATCCTGGTaagaaaagaaggaagaataaatcaaatatgGTTAACATTATCAATATCGAGATACTCACCACGTTTATTagttaattcatttttcttgtTTTAGGAGGAAGGCTGACTATGACTTGGTATCCCCAAGAATTTATGAAGATACCGATGATCGATATGAGAATGAGGGCCGATCCATCATCTGGCTTCCCGGGGCGCACCTATAGATTCTACGGAGGCAAAAAGGTGTTTGAATTCGGGCACGGGTTGAGCTACACCACTTATTCTTACAAGATCGTTTTCGTAAGCCAAAGAAATTTTGATCTCAAGGCATCATCATCCACTTCCAACCTAAGGTACGTATCGGTCCAAGAGTTGGGATCGAGGTGGTGTAAGAAGGCTAAGTTTTTTGTTATAGTTCGTGTTAAGAATAAAGGGAAGATGGCGGGTAAGCACCCGGTGCTTTTATTTTTGAGGCGTACTCAATATGGTGGTGATGGTGGTGTTGGTAGCCCGATGAAACAATTGGTCGGGTTTCAGACGGTAAAGACTGATGTTAAGGAGAAAGTGTTGGTCAAGTTTTCAGTGAGTCCGTGTGAGCATTTTAGTAGTGCTAGTGAAGATGGGGAGATGGTGATTGAATCAGGAGATGCGAGTTTAGTTGTAGGAGATGAGGAGCATCCAATTAGAATTCATATGTGACAAATTATAGATTGTCAATTGTGTTCAAGGGTTTTATGCAACTTGATATTGACTCTTGGAAATAAAATGTATTAAGGTTGATTGTATTTAAAATTGTCTGAAATGGTGTCGTTGATATTTATGTATCTCATTTTGATATTTCTCTATAATTCCCTCGTAGTGACATTTTATTTAAGTGACCAGTAATGCGATACTGATGATTTCaatgaataaatttttttaggTTAGACGACGTTCTCTCACCTATAAATCCTGCAATTATGTATTTACATACGACATCTCTATGGTGTAGAGAAGAAATTCTTACAAAATTGACCCATATGAAATAATTAAACATAGAAGTAGTAAGACTTATATACTATCGATATTTCTTCACAAAATAAAGTGTTGGTTTCATCAAATTTTTTTGCAAGAACAACTAATGAAAATGTTACAATCTCAGATGGCGGAAAAAAAGTTGCTTTGAAATACTATACCATGGAACTTTCCCTTTTATAACCTTCATCTACGGAGATgaatattcaatttattttcaaaaatcttTTCACTTCCACTTTCTCCTTTtatcacaaaaaataaaaaaaattgtttcacTTTGTAAAGctattatgattttattatatataatgGCACTTTTAAATAATAATCGCATAATCCCATTAGTTTCATGCTCTTAATTGATTATTTAGTGAGATTTTCGGCTGTTTAAAAAACGTTTACAGTAGTAATACAAATCACTATTATATAAACCATTCTCCTTATCTtaaattttttatgtaattactTATGCATATTATAATCTCATGTTCACATTATCCCGTAATTATAATTTCATGTCCATATTATAATTCAATGTCCACATtaatgtttgaaatttaattccCATCCAAAAACGTCATACTTTAATTAACTTCCCGAAACTCATAATTTCATGTCCATATTATTCAGTTATTCAAAAATTTAATGTCCATATCCGTTTGAAATTTAAAGCCCAGCTCAAGTAACGCTTAGTGATACTACAAGATAGTACTAGTATACTATTAATAATGGTTCAAACCTCGACTTTTACATATTGATAGATAGATTGATTTACATCGTACATCATTTATCTTCCAATAATTTTGGTCTATGTTCTTATTAAATTTTTGTGTGTAACAAATACAAATCCCAAGAAAGCAATGCAGCACCTCAAATCACAATATAGATATTCATTTCTCCTCCAATAATTTCCATTAAACCATACaaatattttgataaaaaaatgagaCACATTATCCTCCATCTGTTAGGTCTCCTAAT
It contains:
- the LOC121768009 gene encoding probable beta-D-xylosidase 7 isoform X1, whose amino-acid sequence is MYNEGQATGLTFWAPTVNIFRDPRWGRGQETPGEDPLLTAKYATSFVRGLQGDSFEGRALKDDHLLVSACCKHFTAYDLESWKGYVRYTFNANVTKQDMADTYQPPFKGCIKEGKASGLMCAYNLVNGVPNCVDYDLLTETARGEWGFEGYITSDCDAVSFLFQKQHYAKSNEEAVADALKAGMDVSCGPYLGNYIKSAVLKGIVPESDIDKALENLFTVRIRLGLFNGPPSGTYGKLGREDVCAPEHQELALEAARQGIVLLKNERKLLPLSKAGKGSLAVIGPNANVSNVLLGNYRGPPCTTITPLQGLMRYAKDINYSSIDVKRAVELAKSADCVVLVMGTNQLQESEYKDREDLVLPGEQESLIMSVAEAAKKPVVLVLLCGGPIDVSFAKNEPKIGSILWAGYPGQAGGGAIAEIIFGDYNPGGRLTMTWYPQEFMKIPMIDMRMRADPSSGFPGRTYRFYGGKKVFEFGHGLSYTTYSYKIVFVSQRNFDLKASSSTSNLRYVSVQELGSRWCKKAKFFVIVRVKNKGKMAGKHPVLLFLRRTQYGGDGGVGSPMKQLVGFQTVKTDVKEKVLVKFSVSPCEHFSSASEDGEMVIESGDASLVVGDEEHPIRIHM
- the LOC121768009 gene encoding probable beta-D-xylosidase 7 isoform X2 — encoded protein: MPVRERARDLISRLTLDEKLSQLINKAAAIPRLGVPYYQWWSEALHGVAVAEGVENGISFRGVVKAATSFPQVILTASSFDAHLWYRIAKVIGTEARAMYNEGQATGLTFWAPTVNIFRDPRWGRGQETPGEDPLLTAKYATSFVRGLQGDSFEGRALKDDHLLVSACCKHFTAYDLESWKGYVRYTFNANVTKQDMADTYQPPFKGCIKEGKASGLMCAYNLVNGVPNCVDYDLLTETARGEWGFEGYITSDCDAVSFLFQKQHYAKSNEEAVADALKAGMDVSCGPYLGNYIKSAVLKGIVPESDIDKALENLFTVRIRLGLFNGPPSGTYGKLGREDVCAPEHQELALEAARQGIVLLKNERKLLPLSKAGKGSLAVIGPNANVSNVLLGNYRGPPCTTITPLQGLMRYAKDINYSSIDVKRAVELAKSADCVVLVMGTNQLQESEYKDREDLVLPGEQESLIMSVAEAAKKPVVLVLLCGGPIDVSFAKNEPKIGSILWAGYPGQAGGGAIAEIIFGDYNPGGRLTMTWYPQEFMKIPMIDMRMRADPSSGFPGRTYRFYGGKKVFEFGHGLSYTTYSYKIVFVSQRNFDLKASSSTSNLRYVSVQELGSRWCKKAKFFVIVRVKNKGKMAGKHPVLLFLRRTQYGGDGGVGSPMKQLVGFQTVKTDVKEKVLVKFSVSPCEHFSSASEDGEMVIESGDASLVVGDEEHPIRIHM